From one Colletotrichum destructivum chromosome 3, complete sequence genomic stretch:
- a CDS encoding Putative major facilitator superfamily, MFS transporter superfamily encodes MAGGAPISAPAVSGGYLTGRALIFPLSLVISLFFLWGFSYGLLDVLNKHFQTVLGISKLESTGLQVMYFGGGYLLFSPVAAEVLKRRGYKFTILMGLGLYSLGAILFWPVAHASLSTDNKRAIFGGFCACTLVIACGLATLETSANSYAVVIGKPETASARLQFCQSWNGVASFIGPLIASKFFFEGDNANSLTNVQYVYLAVSCAGVAVAVLFFFARLPEVSEEALEESSGPANTDALGEPVGHGPIYKQYNLIFAFIAQFCYVGSQVTVATWFINYAHENGGLSTPQASNFLSFALMIFTVGRFVATALATVFQSDFLLMLYAACAIALTAYCSAGSGTASVGVLMTIFFFEAPMYPVLFTLGTANLGRHTRRGAGIMVQAVAGAAVFVPIQGAIGDAAGIRISYVVPLVGFTYVVGYATFHWLRHGRKIMRIKDNKQAQAEAIVDSAAEKKKTDDWVESV; translated from the coding sequence ATGGCTGGTGGTGCTCCCATCTCGGCCCCGGCCGTGTCCGGCGGCTACCTCACGGGCCGGGCCCTCatcttccccctctccctcgtcatctccctcttcttcctctggGGCTTCTCCtacggcctcctcgacgtgCTCAACAAGCACTTCCAGACGGTGCTCGGCATCAGCAAGCTCGAGTCCACCGGCCTGCAGGTCATGTACTTTGGCGGCGGTTACCTCCTCTtctcgcccgtcgccgccgaggtcctcaagCGCCGCGGCTACAAGTTCACCATCCTCATGGGCCTCGGCCTCTACTCgctcggcgccatcctcTTCTGGCCCGTCGCCCACGCCTCCCTCTCGACCGACAACAAGCGCGCCATCTTTGGCGGCTTCTGCGCCTGcaccctcgtcatcgcctgCGGCCTCGCCACCCTCGAGACCTCGGCCAACTCGtacgccgtcgtcatcggcaagCCCGAGACCGCCTCGGCCCGCCTGCAGTTCTGCCAGTCGTGGAACGGCGTCGCCTCCTTCATCGGGCCCCTCATCGCCTCCAAGTTCTTCTTCGAGGGCGACAACGCCAACTCCCTGACCAACGTCCAGTACGTCTACCTCGCCGTCTCGtgcgccggcgtcgccgtcgccgtgctcttcttcttcgcccgcCTGCCCGAGGTCAGcgaggaggccctcgaggagtCCTCCGGCCCGGCCAACActgacgccctcggcgagccCGTCGGCCACGGCCCCATCTACAAGCAGTACAACCTCATcttcgccttcatcgcccaGTTCTGCTACGTCGGCTCCCAGgtcaccgtcgccacctGGTTCATCAACTATGCCCACGAGAACGGCGGCCTCAGCACCCCGCAGGCCTCCAACTTTTTGTCCTTCGCCCTCATGATCTTCACCGTCGGCCGCTTCGTCGCCACCGCGCTGGCCACCGTCTTCCAGTCCGATTTCCTGCTCATGCTCTACGCCGCCTGTGCCATCGCCCTGACCGCCTACTGCTCCGCCGGCTCCGGTACCGCCTCCGTCGGCGTACTCATgaccatcttcttcttcgaggcGCCCATGTACCCCGTCCTCTTCAccctcggcaccgccaacctcggccgtcacacccgccgcggcgccggcatcatggtccaggccgtcgccggtgccgccgtcTTCGTGCCCATCCAGggcgccatcggcgacgccgccggcatccgCATCTCCTACGTCGTGCCCCTCGTCGGCTTCACCTACGTCGTCGGCTACGCCACCTTCCACTGGCTCCGCCACGGCCGAAAGATCATGCGCATCAAGGACAACAAGCAGGcacaggccgaggccatcgtcgacagcgcggccgagaagaagaagacggacgacTGGGTCGAGAGCGTTTGA